The following coding sequences are from one Virgibacillus necropolis window:
- the purM gene encoding phosphoribosylformylglycinamidine cyclo-ligase produces the protein MSDAYREAGVDVEKGYQAVDLMKKHIAKTNRKEVLGGVGGFAGLFDLSGFSYKEPVLVSGTDGVGTKLKLAFQLDKHDSIGKDLVAMCVNDIIAQGAQALFFLDYIACGKNNPEMIEQIVAGVADGCVDAGAALIGGETAEMPGMYQDNEYDVAGFAVGIAEKSKLISGEHIQAGDVVIGLPSSGIHSNGYSLVRKIVAELDLADSYQGLSKSLGATLLEPTKIYAKPINKLTQTVDVKGISHITGGGFYENIPRMLPAGLGVEVDRASWNVPEIFTFLQKQGNVSDYDMFGVFNMGIGMAVVIDQDKADLAIDLLQENGEAAVVIGTVSEHEGVRFTND, from the coding sequence ATGTCTGATGCGTATAGAGAAGCAGGAGTCGACGTAGAAAAAGGCTATCAAGCTGTTGATTTAATGAAAAAGCATATTGCCAAAACGAATCGCAAAGAAGTTCTTGGTGGTGTTGGTGGATTTGCAGGCTTGTTTGACCTAAGCGGATTTAGCTACAAGGAGCCTGTGTTAGTTTCTGGGACAGATGGCGTAGGAACAAAGCTGAAGTTAGCGTTCCAACTTGATAAGCATGATTCTATTGGAAAAGATTTAGTTGCGATGTGTGTCAATGATATCATCGCACAAGGAGCACAAGCCTTATTTTTCCTTGATTACATTGCTTGTGGAAAAAATAATCCAGAAATGATTGAACAAATTGTTGCAGGTGTTGCTGATGGCTGTGTTGATGCAGGTGCAGCATTAATTGGCGGCGAAACTGCTGAAATGCCTGGCATGTATCAGGATAACGAATATGATGTTGCTGGATTTGCAGTTGGTATTGCAGAAAAATCAAAGCTAATCTCTGGTGAACATATTCAGGCTGGCGACGTAGTAATTGGATTACCATCAAGCGGCATCCATTCCAATGGGTATTCTTTGGTACGGAAAATTGTTGCTGAACTAGATTTGGCTGACTCGTATCAGGGATTATCAAAGTCACTTGGAGCAACACTTTTAGAACCAACCAAAATATATGCAAAACCTATTAACAAGCTTACACAAACAGTCGATGTGAAGGGAATCTCACATATCACTGGCGGTGGATTCTATGAAAATATTCCGCGGATGCTACCAGCTGGACTTGGTGTGGAAGTAGATCGTGCCAGCTGGAATGTACCAGAAATTTTTACCTTTTTACAAAAACAAGGGAATGTTTCAGATTATGACATGTTCGGTGTCTTTAATATGGGTATTGGAATGGCAGTAGTTATCGATCAAGATAAAGCTGATCTTGCGATTGATCTCTTGCAGGAAAACGGGGAAGCTGCTGTTGTTATCGGTACTGTTTCAGAACATGAAGGGGTTCGTTTTACAAATGACTAA
- the purF gene encoding amidophosphoribosyltransferase produces the protein MLAEIKGINEECGVFGIWGHEKAAEITYYGLHALQHRGQDGAGVVATDGKKLKLHKGLGLVNDVFKHAKFDELQGRAAIGHVRYATQGDGGYDNVQPLLFRSQNGSLALAHNGNIMNGHKLRGKLEQEGSILQTSSDTEVLAHLIKRSISDDYEEAIMEALRQLVGAYAFIILKEDAMYIATDPRGLRPLSLGRLGDSYVAASESCAFDLVGATLEREVEPGELVIINKDGIRTRTFHEPEPRTMCAMEYVYLSRPDSDINRVNVHASRKKMGVELAREASIDADVVTGVPDSSISAAIGYAEEIGLPYEMGIIKNRYVGRTFIQPSQELREQGVKMKLSPVRGIVEGKRVIMIDDSIVRGTTSRRIVRMLKEAGAKEVHVRIASPSLQHPCYYGIDMSTRDELIAANNTIDEIAEIIGADSLAYLSEEGLERAIVREDLPNQGICKACFTGEYPVKERGQKEIEYTRL, from the coding sequence ATGCTTGCTGAAATCAAAGGCATAAATGAAGAATGTGGCGTTTTTGGAATATGGGGTCATGAAAAAGCAGCAGAAATCACGTACTACGGTTTACACGCCTTACAGCATCGGGGTCAAGATGGTGCAGGTGTTGTAGCAACTGATGGGAAAAAGCTTAAATTGCATAAAGGATTAGGACTTGTTAATGATGTTTTCAAACATGCTAAATTTGATGAACTTCAGGGCCGTGCGGCAATTGGTCATGTGCGTTATGCCACACAAGGTGATGGCGGATATGATAATGTTCAACCTTTATTGTTTCGTTCTCAAAACGGCAGTCTTGCGCTTGCACATAATGGGAACATTATGAACGGACATAAACTTCGTGGAAAGCTTGAACAAGAAGGTAGTATTCTACAAACATCATCAGACACAGAAGTATTGGCACATTTGATTAAACGTAGTATATCGGATGACTATGAAGAGGCAATCATGGAGGCACTTCGCCAGTTAGTAGGTGCGTATGCTTTTATCATTCTTAAAGAAGACGCGATGTATATTGCAACAGATCCAAGAGGCTTACGACCACTATCGCTTGGAAGACTAGGAGACAGTTATGTTGCTGCATCAGAATCGTGCGCTTTTGATTTGGTTGGTGCGACACTTGAACGCGAAGTGGAGCCGGGTGAGCTGGTTATTATCAACAAAGACGGGATACGCACGCGTACGTTTCATGAACCCGAACCAAGGACGATGTGTGCGATGGAATATGTTTATCTTTCCAGACCAGATAGTGATATAAACCGAGTGAATGTACATGCTTCACGTAAAAAAATGGGTGTCGAATTAGCAAGAGAAGCCTCGATTGATGCGGATGTTGTCACTGGTGTTCCTGATTCTAGTATTTCGGCTGCGATCGGTTATGCGGAGGAAATTGGTCTTCCATATGAAATGGGAATCATAAAAAATAGATATGTAGGACGAACGTTTATTCAACCATCTCAAGAGTTACGTGAGCAAGGGGTTAAAATGAAGCTATCTCCAGTTCGCGGAATTGTAGAGGGTAAACGCGTTATTATGATTGATGATTCAATTGTTCGCGGGACTACTAGTAGACGAATTGTTCGAATGTTAAAAGAAGCAGGGGCAAAAGAGGTGCATGTACGTATTGCGTCTCCATCACTTCAACATCCGTGCTACTACGGGATTGATATGTCTACCCGAGATGAATTAATTGCAGCAAATAATACAATTGATGAAATAGCGGAAATTATTGGAGCAGATAGTCTTGCTTATTTATCAGAAGAAGGCCTGGAACGTGCGATTGTGCGAGAAGATTTACCAAATCAAGGTATTTGTAAAGCCTGTTTTACAGGGGAATATCCAGTGAAAGAAAGAGGACAGAAAGAAATTGAGTATACGAGATTATAA